A window of the Methanofastidiosum sp. genome harbors these coding sequences:
- a CDS encoding deoxyhypusine synthase, translated as MKREIVKDINLNKIKTIKDLTAQMTSSGGYVAKKVGDGSQILENMAKDKKCKRILSFPASLVATGTRGIIKELVKRKLFDLIITTTGTLDHDIARVYRNYYHGSFEMDDRQLHKEGVNREGNVLIPNESYSEILEEKVRRIMVELYDKGHRDMSTHELIWEFGKALEGEKNKEDSITYWCYKNKIPMVLPGPLDGSWGWQIYYFWQDGHKDFNLNLMKDEDMISDFIYSSDKTGALMIGGGISKHHTIWWNQFRGGLDYAVYITTAPEWDGSLSGARIREAISWGKVREDADFITIEGDATVILPIMVGSLLESLK; from the coding sequence ATGAAAAGAGAAATTGTAAAGGATATTAATCTTAACAAAATAAAAACTATAAAAGACCTTACTGCTCAGATGACGTCTTCTGGAGGATACGTAGCTAAAAAGGTTGGTGATGGTTCTCAGATTTTAGAAAATATGGCAAAAGACAAAAAATGCAAGAGAATTCTCTCATTTCCAGCTTCTTTAGTTGCAACGGGTACTAGAGGCATAATAAAAGAGCTTGTAAAAAGAAAACTCTTTGATCTGATAATCACAACGACTGGCACACTAGACCACGACATCGCGCGAGTCTATAGAAACTATTATCACGGCTCATTTGAAATGGACGATAGACAACTCCACAAAGAAGGAGTGAATAGGGAAGGTAACGTATTGATACCTAATGAGTCTTATTCAGAGATTCTTGAGGAAAAAGTCAGGAGAATTATGGTGGAATTATATGATAAAGGCCATAGGGATATGTCCACCCACGAACTAATATGGGAGTTTGGGAAAGCCCTTGAAGGAGAAAAAAATAAAGAAGATTCCATAACTTACTGGTGTTATAAAAATAAGATACCAATGGTGCTTCCAGGACCACTTGATGGCTCATGGGGTTGGCAAATTTATTATTTTTGGCAGGATGGCCATAAAGATTTCAATCTTAATCTGATGAAGGATGAAGATATGATAAGTGATTTTATTTATTCTTCAGATAAAACTGGTGCTTTGATGATTGGAGGGGGAATATCAAAACATCATACAATATGGTGGAACCAATTCAGAGGTGGCCTTGACTACGCAGTTTATATAACAACTGCACCAGAGTGGGATGGATCTCTTTCGGGTGCTAGGATAAGGGAAGCCATTTCATGGGGAAAGGTAAGAGAAGATGCAGATTTTATCACAATTGAAGGGGATGCGACAGTTATATTACCTATAATGGTCGGATCACTTCTTGAAAGCCTGAAGTGA
- the iorB gene encoding indolepyruvate ferredoxin oxidoreductase subunit beta: MEFNILICGVGGQGTILSAYVLGNAALKDGYKVRLGEIHGMAQRGGSVMSHVRIGDEVYGSVIPQGKADILIAFEPLEALRNISYLKNGGKIILNTEKINPISVSLGECDYPPIDEILFTLSEKGKVYHFNANEIAKSVGNQITMNMVLIGALSLLEIPIKNETLLETIVSVLSKKAEINIKAFEAGRKKMENIM, from the coding sequence ATGGAATTTAATATTCTCATCTGTGGAGTAGGTGGCCAGGGAACTATCCTATCCGCATACGTTCTTGGAAACGCAGCTTTAAAGGACGGATATAAGGTAAGATTAGGAGAAATTCATGGAATGGCGCAGAGAGGGGGTTCTGTCATGTCCCATGTGAGGATAGGCGATGAAGTATATGGCTCTGTCATCCCTCAAGGAAAAGCAGATATCCTAATAGCATTTGAACCGCTAGAAGCCTTAAGAAACATCTCTTATCTCAAAAATGGTGGAAAGATAATACTAAACACTGAAAAAATAAATCCAATCTCCGTATCACTTGGAGAATGTGATTATCCTCCGATAGATGAGATTTTATTTACTCTTTCTGAAAAAGGTAAAGTCTATCATTTCAATGCAAATGAAATTGCAAAAAGTGTAGGTAATCAGATTACAATGAACATGGTATTAATAGGAGCACTTTCTCTTCTTGAAATACCTATAAAAAACGAAACACTTCTGGAAACAATAGTTTCTGTCCTATCAAAAAAAGCAGAGATAAATATCAAAGCTTTTGAAGCTGGTAGGAAAAAGATGGAAAACATAATGTAG
- a CDS encoding phosphatidylserine decarboxylase → MVLQFKRNVAIFLIIIIIGLIVFSIIFYRDPQRSIPIENGIIISPADGTVISIDIVKSGDNPVTIKNGKEIYLTELKGIIEGNYTMVAIFMGPFDVHINRAPISGQVRDTIYLEGSHLPAFGNVLTENERNIVVIDGDVRVVTVQIAGTLARRIECYVNEGQNLNIGDKIGIIKLGSQVVVMYPSDSLTIIKEGDKLKAGETIIAKI, encoded by the coding sequence GTGGTGCTTCAATTTAAAAGAAATGTCGCTATTTTTCTGATTATAATCATTATTGGGCTTATTGTTTTTAGTATTATTTTTTACAGAGACCCACAAAGATCAATCCCAATTGAAAATGGCATTATCATTTCTCCTGCTGATGGAACAGTGATTTCAATAGATATAGTAAAGAGTGGGGATAATCCTGTTACAATAAAAAATGGGAAAGAAATATATCTTACTGAGTTAAAAGGAATTATTGAAGGAAATTATACAATGGTGGCTATCTTTATGGGGCCATTTGACGTACATATTAACAGGGCGCCTATATCTGGTCAGGTTCGAGATACTATCTATCTTGAAGGCAGTCATTTACCTGCCTTTGGAAATGTCTTAACAGAAAATGAGAGAAATATTGTGGTAATTGATGGGGATGTAAGGGTAGTCACAGTTCAAATTGCTGGAACTTTAGCAAGAAGAATTGAATGTTACGTAAATGAAGGTCAAAATTTAAATATTGGGGATAAAATAGGCATAATAAAACTAGGTTCACAAGTAGTCGTGATGTATCCATCAGATTCTTTAACAATAATAAAAGAAGGGGATAAATTAAAGGCAGGAGAAACGATAATAGCAAAAATCTAA